The following DNA comes from Lemur catta isolate mLemCat1 chromosome 19, mLemCat1.pri, whole genome shotgun sequence.
GGTAATATAGTGGAATCCCATCATGTATGTGTTTAACTAAATCAGATTCAACCATACAGGCTtggagatagagacagagacagaggaaagGTACACAGAGCGAGGGGTAGGGAGAAACTAAGAGACTGGGACATGGATATAGAATAATAGAGACAAAAAAAGTATATAGGGCTGAAAATTCTATGTATTGTTCTGCTCAGTAAGTCTATATGCCCCTGAGTGTTTTCTTGGTTTCACTTTGTTCTCACAAAAGGGCATGTCCTTACACTCTGAGTCTATTCTACAATTGTATTCATCCATCCTGGCAAACGTAgactgtatacattttatatatgagtaACAGAAAGctatattaaaatgaatactaaattatatgtgtaatttaattttgaaaatgtgatttttacctAACAAATAGGCTTATTTTAGGGCCCAATCCTACAATATAAAGAAGCCCCTCCCCTACCCTATTCATGTGACCCAGGCTCCAAACAATCTTAGAAGTGAATTTTTAGAGATTAGCTGAGTTTTGAACGGGGGATAGCCTTTGTGTTATCAAAGTTAAATCATGGTCAAAGCTCTTGATATTAGGGAATGTGGCATTCATATCTTATATATATCCCCTTAAAATAGTACTAGCTCTTAATAATTATTCTTTACAAAGCTGGAACTATCATCCTCAATACTTCtatcactcatttattcatttcaccagacataaatttataattacttATTAAGTATTTACCttaactcacttaatcttcaAACAAATTCTGTAAATCAGGTATTATTCTTTTCAGCTTCATACTAAGAAAATGGCAGAGATGAACCAGATAGCTAAAGGGCTGAGTTAGGATCTGAATAGAGATTTTTCTAAATCCAAAGTCCATACTATTTTAGGAAGTTATCTTTAAtgcaaaaatctagaaaaaacaatatgtaaaaaGAGTAATAGAACATTGTTTTCTAAactgtattttactttatttctgtaGTTGGCATCATATCTActattttaatgttcttatttataaaatagtttttaaaaaatctcctgtATATATTATCCAATAAAATATCCATATACTTCTTTCTTCTTGTTGTTATATTTGTCAGACACCCATCAGTTATGGTTGTGTGTCTGATTGGAAGATCTTTCCTttcaagaaaatgtgaaatgtttcCATGGAGATCAGCTTGAGATAGCCCAGTGACGAACTTCTTAGCTATAATTTCACATTGGTTTCTATGGTTTCCAGATaggggaagaaaatgaagttGCAGATTTTTTTGTAATGTAAAAGGTTATTGGAAAATAAGAGATACTGCTCAAATTAATGTTATCCCCTGAGGAAAGCAACTGTTGTTACTGCAAAATGTGAAAGATTTTTATGATGTACGTTATACATGTATGCACTTTTCTGTACTTGTAATAAATGAGGAACTATCGTGATACTTGAACAATTTCCAAAATTAGCACTCGGCTCAAAAGGGGTGCATTTCATTGCTGACATGTGTTTTAGCAATGGTTACTGATCACTGCCTGGCTATCTCcacttcatttttcttacatCACATCTTTAAAGATGTCACACAGTGCATCTGTTAAATCAGTAAAGGACATGAGTAAAGACTCCATGACAGAGATTTATCTCTCTGTCCACTGTTCATACCTGAGACCAATATTTATGCAGTTTTTTGGATAGGTCTTAACTGTTATTATTGATAAAGCTGTGTGATGAAGTAAGCACTGGCAAACAGTGGACCTCACGTTCAAATCTCATTAAAGTGGCTGCACATAAATCAGACTGATCAAACGCACCCTGTCCTTCTGGCCCTATTCTCCAGTCTGACTCTTTTACTTACCAATTCTCCCAGTAGTCGGCATGCAGTCACACCATTTATCAATCCATTTACCATCATCACTTGGGATAAGATCAGGGTTGTCTTTTCTTAGAAAGCATGTAAAATTCCTAATGGAGCAGTAGACCAAAAGCCAAGAGATGTGGTTCTATTTCtacctccattttttttttaatttcagaatattgcaggggtaaacatgttttggttacataatttgcttttgtacagtttgagtcaaagttataagtgtgcccttcacccagatagtgtgcattgtacctgttacgTGTGAATTTACCCTCACCCCCCCCCACCTACTTGATTTTCGTTGAGTTttgcttccatatgtgcacataagtgttgatcaattagttccaatttagtattgagcacatgtggtgtttgtttttccattcttgcaatacttcacttattagaatggtctccaattccacccaagttgttacaaaagatactacaTCACCATTTTTATATGGCTGTCTATCTCTATTTTTAAGTGATTTACATGTCACTTAACCAATCCGTGGCTAGCAATGGGGAAAAATTTATTCAACAGGGTAAATGACCAGCTTAAGGACTTTATAGAATTACCGTaaatttcaaatgagaaaaacatttaatCCTTTAACAACTGTAACAGCATATTAATACAGCAAATCTTAATCATTCACTCTCCACTTATTATTCAAATTTACCCACAGCCCAGTAGCAAAACGGAGTCTGAGTAGCCCAGATTTTCCAAATAAAGGGAAACATATGTCAAAATGAAGTTCTCTGTCTCTGCTGACAAGCAAATGTGCTCAGTAACCATCGAATAACAGTTTTCCtataataatgtataataatataattgTCCACAAATTTTTGTGTTGGACAATAAAACATCTATGCTGTGGCTGGTAATCTGATAAATTTACTTGGAAGTTAGTCTTCAGACACATGGAGAACAAAAAAATGGCTTTCATCTAATGTTCTGCATATGGTCTGAATATAATTTCCAGTGGAAAGGTTAGAAACAGGAAAAGATTGAGTATCTAAGTTTCATTATAAGAAACCAGCGGCCCCAAAATGTTAAGTATCATAATgattttacacatatatatgctccttaaaataattttgctcttaaaaatatgtatgtatatatgtatctaccGCTACCTATTAATATACAGacaacacatacacacttacatatatacatatgtaaactGCAAGAGGTAGACTTCAATACTAAtttcaaatcagaaaatattcaggataaaagtaaggaagaaagtgtcattttaaaatactcattataTGCCACGTGTATTTTCAATCCTCACTTTCTGGTTGATACTCTATCTTGATGATCTTATTTACTCCCATAATTTTTACCACAGTCTATGATGACTTCGTACTTCTTCTGCCTCCAGTTGAATCCTTCTCCCAACCTACATATCTGAAGAAGCCTGGTGAACAGAGTAGATCACAAGTAAAAGAACAGGTTCTAAAGCCAGAAAGATCTGGGCTTGAGTCCTGGCTCCATTGTTTACAAGTTGTGTGTCTGGGAAAGTTCCATGTCATTTTGAACATAGGGTATACAGGTATGGCTTCGCATTACTAGCTACCCAAAGGAGAGCAAATTCAGGTCCGGTTCTGAAATATATGCTGGCCATACCTGAAAGTGGACAGCTTCAGCAACACAGTTTAATTCCAAGTTGGCcctgaaggaaaagggaaattttCCTGATGGGCAGTACATGAAAGAGCACACACGGGTGTTCATTTTGCCTGGAAGGAGAGATGGCCAAAGGTACGATTCTACACTGAGTCACAGATACTAGCCAATGGCTTGACAAAATGGTCAGGCAACCAAAAGGAACACTATTGGAATACTTGGTGCCAAGAAGTCTGAGGATGGATTGTGTGAACAGATTTCTCCAAATTAGCACAGAGTGGAAGACATTCATGTCCTATATAAATGCTCACCAAAAGGATACTCAGCAGAGAAGTATCTTAATAATCAGGTGGACAGGATGACCCATTCTTAGGGCCAGCAGTCTCTCTCCCAGCTACCTTGTGCTTTTACAATGACTCAGAGACAAAGTGACCATGGCAACAGACATGTGGGTTATGTATGGGCTTAACAACGTGGACTTCCACTTACCAAGGCTAGTCTGGCTACAGGCACTGTTGAGTGCCCAACCTACTCCATGGACAAACACTGCACCTCCACTTGGCACTGCTCCCTAGGGGCAGGGAGGATATGAGCCAGCCCTCAGTGCCCGGTTGATTCCTCCGGGCCATTTCCATCATAAAAAGGCAGCACTTTTTCCTCACATGAATATACATTTACTAAGCACATAGATGTGCCTTTTGTCCCTTTAACTCTCACTCTTCTGTGAGTGCTGTCATCCACGGACTTGCAAAATGCCTTACTCAGCATCATGGTGTATCACATATTACTGATTTTGACCAAAAACTCATTTTATAGCAAATGAAGTGCAACAATGGGCTCATGCTTACGGGAGTCACCTGTCTTACCACGTTTCCCGCCACTGACAGAATGGTGAGATGGCCTTTTGACATGTTAGTCGCAGCAACAGCTGGATAACACCATGTTGGCTGAGGTAATGTCTTCTGGGATGCTGGATATGCTTTAAATAAGCAACAAATACACGGTGCTGTTTTCCCAGAGCCAGGATGCACAGGTCTGGGAATAGAGAGGTGAATACGGGAGTGGTTCCCCTCACTATTACCCCTCATGACCCACTAGGGAAATGTTTGATTCCTAGTCCCACGACTTCAGGCTTTGCTGGTCTTGTCTCAGGTGTCTACTAGGGATTGTGGCAATAATGGTGCCGTTAAACTGTAAGTTCGGAGTGTCACCCTGAGAGGACTTTGTGTCCTCTTTTGGGGAGACagtatgtttttagttttatgaggGCAAGTTGCATTATGATAGGTGGAAGTGTGTTTTGCTACTGTCTTTATTTGATGTATGGGTATGGTTAGAAAAAATACCTACACTGATGTCAAGCTGACACAGGGTAGATGTGGCTTTCTAAGTGTCAACTTTGTTAAACTTGAACTACTTATTCCCTTCCctttatgttttcaggttagggttggccacaagagaaaaacagataagATAGGAAAAGTGAACATGAAACAGCAACCATTCTACACTTAGAAGGTTGGCACAGAGCACCAGACACTGTGGCAACTTCTACAATCTGCTGCTGATCTTCTCGCTTGGCTCAGAAGGAACAGTACCTGGACCTACTATTCAGACTCCTACCTGTTCTTCTCCTTCACCTTTTCTGAGTCCTAAGCCAGGTGAACATGTGAACGGAACCAACTTCTTCTGCAGGTCATCGAATATTTTTTATGCATAATCCCCAGTAATCTATACCCACTGCTACTGTGTTGCTTCCAGGCAATATAATCACCGTTTCcaacaactttttaaagatttcaaatgtattttatttcttcaattatgCTGTATTTTAATGATCAGCAGACTGCTTACATGACAAGTTGGTTTTGGAACAATTTTGTATTATAGCAACTGTGATGGTTACTCATCTTTCCACTCTTGGGGGATAACTCTGCCAACAGGGGATGGGTTCCATTCTATCCCAATCTGTGTGACTGTGAACACCCATGCAACCACACAGAAAGTGGTTCCACTGGCAAGCACAGTATTACCATATTTATCATGAAAATCTGGTGAGTGCTTTCCATGGCTCTGTCTTGCCATACTTTGCTGAATGGTCCGAATCTTCAGACTACTAAGTGCCCTTCTGGCCAAGGGAAACATAATGAAGGTGTGATAGGATCACAGTTGATTGCAGCTACTGGTCTATTTTATTAAGAAGGgtcctagaaaaacaaaaagaaaataggcaaTGATATTCGATCTTCAGCCAGTTTCTCCCTCTTTGACTGTTTTGCCTACACCATTCCTTGGTGTAGCTCTATCACCGATTAGCTCTATGAACTTGGGCAGTTATCCAGCCTCTCACAGAGTATGCCATGCCTCTTCTCCCTCCTATTTAaccccctcctctccttcttccttcttcacctTCTCTGCCTATAATACTTGCCTTCCTTTGTATAGGCAAAATTCTACTTGCCTTTGAAATTCGCCTCTAAAAGCCTCCACTTCTGTGAAGTCTTTCCCAAACCTGCCTAGGCTGAATAAGCCCTCTCTTCTCTGGGCTACCCACACTTTTATAACTCTTATGTCATAGCACTTAACGttgaggcatttttttttattacaatagactttatttttttagagctgtttggttcacagcaaaattgagtagaaagcacagagagtttccatataccccGACTCTACACACCCACAGCTTCCCCAGCTGTCAACATCTTCCACTAGAACAGTGTATTTGTTACTACTGATGAACCAACACTGACACATAATTATCATCcgaagtccacagtttacattaagGTTTAGTCTCGATGTTGTACATTTTGGCAAACATACAATGATATGCATCccccattatagtatcatacagaacagtttcactgccctaaaaagcCCTCTCTGTGCTTTGTCTATTCATCTCTCCTCGTCTGCTAACCTCTGGGAACCACTGATCTTTCTACTGTCTccataattttaccttttccagaatatcatatattTAGAATCAATTcagactggctttaaaaaaaaatttgtaat
Coding sequences within:
- the LOC123624263 gene encoding cytochrome c oxidase subunit 7B2, mitochondrial, coding for MFPLARRALSSLKIRTIQQSMARQSHGKHSPDFHDKYGNTVLASGTTFCVVAWVFTVTQIGIEWNPSPVGRVIPQEWKDE